A portion of the Cyanobium sp. PCC 7001 genome contains these proteins:
- a CDS encoding TIGR02466 family protein, with product MDASTPADPILRIQPLFPVALGQVQLQPDPLDLAVQLQTLHQLRGALRSNPDPGCAWTGDLNGVWQLQSHATFAPLVAELSRHAHSFLDQLGFQRDRVALQIQRCWPVISEPDQIVGRHHHPNAHLSGVYYFTGDGSGRQGCLRLFPIRQLNELVPGMAVGHDGPLRPSVWSGPHWDVAPRAGLFVLFPSCLDHAVLPNLDPDDLCCSLSIDFVLTAPDGEPPPEYLAPHPSSWQAC from the coding sequence ATGGATGCCAGCACGCCAGCGGATCCGATCCTGCGGATTCAGCCGCTGTTTCCTGTGGCGTTGGGCCAGGTGCAGCTCCAGCCCGATCCACTCGATCTGGCGGTGCAGCTGCAGACGCTGCATCAGCTCCGGGGCGCTCTGCGCAGCAACCCGGACCCCGGTTGTGCCTGGACCGGCGATCTCAACGGCGTGTGGCAGCTGCAGTCCCATGCCACGTTCGCGCCGCTGGTGGCGGAGCTCAGCCGGCACGCCCACAGCTTTCTGGATCAGCTGGGGTTTCAGCGCGACAGGGTCGCCCTTCAGATTCAGCGTTGCTGGCCCGTGATCAGTGAGCCCGATCAGATCGTGGGACGCCATCACCATCCCAACGCCCACCTCAGCGGTGTGTACTACTTCACGGGGGATGGATCCGGCCGCCAGGGGTGTCTGCGCCTGTTCCCGATCCGCCAGCTGAACGAGCTGGTGCCTGGCATGGCGGTGGGCCATGACGGCCCCCTGCGGCCTTCCGTCTGGAGCGGGCCGCACTGGGATGTGGCGCCCCGGGCGGGGCTGTTCGTGCTGTTCCCCTCCTGCCTGGATCATGCCGTGCTCCCCAACCTCGATCCTGACGATCTCTGCTGCTCCCTGAGCATCGACTTTGTGCTCACGGCTCCAGACGGTGAGCCTCCTCCGGAATACCTGGCTCCCCACCCCAGCTCCTGGCAGGCCTGCTGA
- the atpB gene encoding F0F1 ATP synthase subunit A, translating into MVPLPLHLPFAELEVGQQFYWHLGNLQLHGQVFISSWVVIGALLALVVVGTRKMERDPRGVQNLLEFLWDYLRDLAREQIGEKAYRDWLPFIGTLFLFIFVCNWGGALIPWKLIELPNGELGAPTADINTTVAMALLVSLSYFYAGLSRKGLRYFEYYVEPTPIMLPFKIIEDFTKPLSLSFRLFGNILADELVVAVLAFLVPVIVPLPAMFLGLFTSAIQALIFATLAANYIGEAVHEEHH; encoded by the coding sequence ATGGTTCCCTTGCCCCTTCACCTTCCCTTCGCTGAGTTGGAGGTTGGCCAGCAGTTCTACTGGCACCTCGGCAACCTTCAGCTCCACGGCCAGGTCTTCATCAGCTCCTGGGTCGTGATCGGTGCTCTTCTTGCGCTCGTCGTGGTGGGAACCCGGAAGATGGAGCGAGACCCGCGAGGGGTCCAGAACCTGCTCGAGTTTTTGTGGGATTACCTCCGCGACCTGGCCCGTGAGCAGATCGGCGAGAAGGCCTACCGGGACTGGCTTCCCTTCATCGGCACCCTCTTCCTCTTCATCTTCGTCTGCAACTGGGGCGGGGCCCTGATCCCCTGGAAGCTGATCGAGCTTCCCAACGGTGAACTCGGCGCTCCGACGGCTGACATCAACACCACCGTGGCGATGGCCCTTCTGGTGTCGCTCTCCTACTTCTATGCCGGACTGAGCCGGAAGGGTCTTCGCTACTTCGAGTACTACGTGGAGCCCACCCCGATCATGCTCCCGTTCAAGATCATCGAGGATTTCACCAAGCCTCTTTCCCTCTCCTTCCGTCTGTTCGGGAACATCCTGGCCGATGAGCTCGTGGTGGCCGTTCTGGCCTTCCTCGTGCCGGTGATCGTGCCGCTTCCGGCCATGTTCCTTGGCCTGTTCACCAGCGCCATTCAGGCCCTGATCTTCGCCACCCTCGCCGCGAACTACATCGGCGAGGCCGTGCACGAAGAGCACCACTGA
- a CDS encoding F0F1 ATP synthase subunit gamma has translation MANLKAIRDRISSVKNTRKITEAMRLVAAAKVRRAQEQVLRSRPFADRLARVLENLQSRMGFEDVDAPLLEERPVASITLLAITGDRGLCGGYNANIIKRTEQRFSELSEQGYAVDLVLIGRKAITYFQNRSSTYKIRATFTGLEQVPSANEARDIANEVLAEFVSGSTDRVEIIFTKFINLVSSRPVIQTLLPLDPQGIATPEDEIFRLTTREGRLVVEPGSSANAAPNLPSDIVFEQSPEQLLNALLPLYLQNQLLRSLQEAAASELASRMTAMNNASDNAKALAKTLTLDYNKARQAAITQEILEVVGGAAAMS, from the coding sequence ATGGCAAACCTCAAGGCAATCCGCGACCGCATCAGTTCGGTCAAGAACACTCGCAAGATCACCGAGGCCATGCGGCTGGTCGCGGCCGCCAAGGTGCGCCGCGCTCAGGAGCAGGTGCTCCGCAGCCGCCCCTTTGCCGATCGGCTGGCCCGCGTTCTGGAAAATCTCCAGTCGCGGATGGGATTCGAAGACGTGGACGCTCCCCTGCTGGAGGAGCGTCCGGTCGCTTCGATCACCCTCCTCGCCATCACTGGCGACCGCGGTCTCTGCGGCGGCTACAACGCCAACATCATCAAACGGACTGAGCAGCGCTTCTCCGAACTGAGCGAGCAGGGCTATGCCGTTGATCTCGTGTTGATCGGCCGCAAGGCGATCACCTACTTCCAGAACCGCTCCAGCACCTACAAGATCCGCGCCACCTTCACCGGTCTGGAGCAGGTGCCCAGTGCCAATGAGGCCCGGGACATCGCCAATGAGGTTCTGGCGGAGTTCGTGTCCGGTTCGACGGACCGGGTGGAAATCATCTTCACCAAGTTCATCAACCTGGTGAGCTCCCGTCCCGTGATCCAGACTCTGCTGCCCCTCGATCCGCAGGGCATTGCCACCCCCGAGGACGAGATCTTCCGGCTCACCACCCGCGAAGGCCGTCTGGTGGTGGAGCCGGGGTCCTCGGCCAATGCTGCTCCGAACCTTCCCTCGGACATCGTGTTCGAGCAGAGCCCGGAGCAGTTGCTCAACGCCCTCCTCCCGCTCTACCTCCAGAACCAGCTGCTGCGTTCCCTCCAGGAAGCCGCCGCCTCCGAGCTGGCCAGCCGCATGACGGCCATGAACAATGCCAGCGACAACGCCAAGGCTCTGGCCAAGACCCTGACCCTGGACTACAACAAGGCCCGCCAGGCGGCCATCACCCAGGAGATCCTCGAGGTGGTCGGCGGCGCCGCCGCGATGTCCTGA
- a CDS encoding phycobilisome rod-core linker polypeptide, producing the protein MTVTASSGSTRVAPQRYDTLPLSSVRQAEQEDRFPDGGELDNLITFFQSGQRRVAAAQRLSENADFIVAKAANRIFSGGTPLSYLDAPLSPGARSGDSSPLAADQAAFQRSVQTFAGAAGTTGKGNLIGRLLEGAGGDADVRVVLPTGFAPIAVGIYGTARMRKSIRDLAWFLRYVGYALVAGDPSILAVNTRGLRDVLEKACSLAATNVALQEMRAASAGLFKAEPETRQLVIQYFNVLLSELAIPTPSARQRLGSPVTQGLQLPATYALGAQGKVQRFVMKPAMTGTQKAEVIRAAYRQVFERDIVKGYGQEICPVEATQVRQGQISMREFIRALGRSKEYLKQFYGRFSNSRAVELAFRHFLGRGISSREEFTKFFDIVSAQGLPGLVDCLVNSMEYARVFGEETVPYLRDLGEEAQESAGWGSNRKLFRFSAPFEGAPQYVTLYASYRQPFPDQHPYGGGNDPLGLTYGAIFPSGTASVATRPAPFGYDSRRILIGNGLNQPGQMDSAQFRKAAPRRVGPRVVRLQQIATGGNSVPRRGGQPSVRGTESSTQAVINAVYVQVLGNTGYAGERNKVEEIKLENGDISLREFVRQVARSNAFRRRYWSGLYITKAIEVMHRRLLGRPTFGRWEIDALFDTAARLGFYGVVDAMLNSREYNDCFGEDTVPFERFITPTDRTARKVPGLNRPFIAAAYPDLTPAKRPEVTPPMAVRTIGDITPRNLPDRATVIRGGWSAKIAGGEVNRPATDAVQSQTIREKPAPARTWRPAGVSPYWSTPGGKGFTSPAPAAVPSGGWRKAESTNLATAPAVQPGDAMRKALRPDQPQGFKRRQSLGRPVRIGRTATESQVQEALEATYRQLLNRVPLAAERLTDAESQFRNTQLTAGEFVGQLATGELFQQRLNRMAPLRAASAAYLALLGRAAQPGEVSRFLAIRGKQGQVAAVQDLLNSPEYAKVFGQDTVPYIRGLSTAPGQPLTTVNRTAALYAGNAGLTPSPKGAL; encoded by the coding sequence ATGACCGTGACCGCCAGCAGCGGCAGCACCAGGGTTGCTCCCCAGCGTTACGACACACTGCCGCTGTCCAGCGTCCGTCAGGCAGAGCAGGAGGATCGCTTCCCCGACGGGGGCGAGCTCGACAACCTGATCACCTTCTTCCAGAGCGGCCAGCGCCGTGTCGCTGCAGCCCAGCGGCTCTCGGAGAACGCCGATTTCATCGTGGCCAAGGCGGCCAATCGGATCTTTTCCGGGGGCACACCCCTCTCCTATCTGGATGCGCCCTTGAGCCCTGGGGCCCGCTCGGGTGACAGCAGCCCGCTCGCCGCTGACCAGGCGGCGTTCCAGCGCTCGGTCCAGACCTTCGCAGGCGCCGCCGGAACCACCGGCAAGGGCAATCTGATCGGCCGCCTGCTGGAAGGTGCCGGGGGCGATGCCGATGTTCGGGTCGTGCTGCCCACCGGATTCGCCCCCATCGCCGTGGGCATCTACGGCACCGCCCGGATGCGGAAATCGATCCGGGATCTGGCCTGGTTCCTCCGCTACGTGGGCTATGCACTCGTGGCCGGAGATCCCAGCATCCTGGCGGTGAACACCCGAGGCCTGCGGGATGTGCTCGAGAAGGCGTGCTCCCTGGCCGCCACCAATGTGGCCCTCCAGGAGATGCGGGCAGCCTCGGCCGGCCTGTTCAAGGCGGAGCCGGAAACCCGCCAACTGGTGATCCAGTATTTCAACGTTCTGCTGAGCGAGCTGGCCATACCCACTCCCTCAGCACGCCAGCGCCTCGGCAGCCCCGTGACGCAAGGGCTGCAGCTTCCGGCCACCTACGCCCTGGGAGCTCAGGGCAAGGTCCAGCGCTTCGTGATGAAGCCGGCGATGACCGGTACTCAGAAGGCCGAGGTCATCCGGGCTGCCTACCGGCAGGTGTTTGAGCGTGACATCGTCAAGGGCTACGGCCAGGAAATCTGCCCTGTCGAGGCCACCCAGGTCCGCCAGGGTCAGATCTCCATGCGGGAGTTCATCCGCGCCCTAGGTCGCAGCAAGGAGTACCTGAAGCAGTTCTATGGGCGCTTCTCCAACAGCCGGGCCGTGGAGCTGGCCTTCCGCCACTTCCTCGGGAGAGGAATCAGCTCCAGGGAAGAATTCACCAAGTTCTTCGACATCGTCAGCGCCCAGGGCCTTCCCGGTCTGGTCGACTGCCTGGTGAACTCCATGGAGTACGCCAGGGTGTTCGGCGAGGAAACCGTTCCCTATCTGCGAGACCTCGGAGAAGAGGCCCAGGAGAGTGCCGGCTGGGGATCCAACCGCAAGCTCTTCCGCTTCAGTGCGCCGTTCGAAGGCGCTCCGCAGTACGTCACGCTCTACGCGTCCTACCGCCAGCCCTTCCCCGACCAGCATCCCTACGGCGGCGGGAATGACCCCCTGGGCCTCACCTATGGGGCCATCTTCCCCTCCGGCACGGCCAGCGTGGCCACCAGGCCTGCCCCCTTCGGCTACGACAGCCGCAGGATTCTGATCGGCAACGGGCTCAACCAGCCCGGCCAGATGGACAGCGCCCAGTTCCGCAAGGCAGCGCCCCGCAGGGTGGGGCCCCGGGTGGTGCGGCTGCAGCAGATCGCCACCGGTGGCAATTCCGTGCCCAGACGAGGCGGCCAGCCAAGCGTGCGGGGAACCGAATCCAGCACCCAGGCGGTCATCAATGCGGTCTACGTCCAGGTGCTGGGAAACACCGGCTATGCCGGCGAACGCAACAAGGTTGAGGAGATCAAGCTCGAAAACGGTGATATCAGCCTGAGAGAATTCGTCCGTCAGGTCGCCCGCTCCAACGCCTTCCGCCGGCGTTACTGGAGTGGCCTCTACATCACCAAGGCCATCGAGGTGATGCATCGTCGGCTGCTCGGCCGTCCCACCTTCGGCCGCTGGGAGATCGACGCCCTCTTCGATACCGCGGCCCGGCTCGGCTTCTATGGCGTCGTCGACGCCATGCTGAACAGCCGCGAATACAACGACTGTTTCGGCGAAGACACCGTTCCTTTCGAGCGTTTCATCACCCCCACCGATCGCACGGCCCGGAAGGTGCCTGGCCTCAACCGACCCTTCATCGCCGCGGCCTACCCCGATCTCACCCCAGCCAAGCGGCCAGAAGTCACCCCTCCGATGGCCGTCCGCACCATCGGCGACATCACCCCGCGCAACCTGCCGGACCGCGCCACGGTCATCCGCGGGGGTTGGAGCGCCAAGATCGCGGGGGGGGAGGTGAACCGTCCTGCGACCGACGCGGTGCAGAGCCAGACCATCCGGGAGAAACCGGCTCCGGCCCGCACCTGGCGCCCCGCCGGCGTGAGCCCCTACTGGAGCACGCCTGGCGGCAAGGGCTTCACCAGTCCTGCCCCGGCGGCGGTCCCCAGCGGCGGCTGGCGCAAGGCCGAGAGCACGAACCTGGCCACTGCGCCTGCCGTGCAACCCGGCGATGCCATGCGCAAAGCCCTGCGTCCCGATCAGCCCCAGGGGTTCAAGCGACGCCAGAGCCTGGGGCGCCCCGTGCGGATCGGCCGCACGGCCACCGAAAGCCAGGTTCAGGAAGCTCTCGAAGCCACCTACCGGCAACTGCTCAACCGGGTCCCCCTGGCTGCCGAGCGTCTCACGGATGCGGAATCCCAGTTCCGCAACACCCAGCTCACGGCCGGCGAATTCGTCGGGCAGCTCGCCACCGGTGAACTCTTCCAGCAACGCCTCAACCGCATGGCTCCCCTGAGGGCCGCCTCCGCGGCCTACCTCGCCCTGCTCGGCAGAGCTGCCCAGCCCGGGGAGGTGAGCCGCTTTCTGGCGATCCGGGGCAAACAGGGCCAGGTGGCCGCCGTTCAGGATCTGCTGAACTCGCCTGAATACGCCAAGGTCTTCGGACAGGACACGGTCCCCTACATCCGTGGACTCAGCACTGCACCCGGTCAGCCGCTGACGACCGTGAACCGAACGGCGGCGCTCTATGCCGGCAATGCCGGTCTCACACCGAGCCCCAAGGGCGCCCTCTGA
- the atpA gene encoding F0F1 ATP synthase subunit alpha → MVSIRPDEISAILKQQIEDYDKSVSVSNVGTVLQIGDGIARVYGLQQVMAGELVEFEDGTEGIALNLEDDNVGVVLMGEGGGIQEGSTVKATGKIASVPVGDAMLGRVVNSLGQPIDGKGDIATSETRLIESMAPGIIQRKSVHEPMQTGITAIDAMIPIGRGQRELIIGDRQTGKTAIAIDTIINQKGQDVVCVYVAIGQKNASVANVVDVLREKGALDYTIVVCASASEAAAMQYLAPYTGAALAESFMYKGKATLVIYDDLTKQAQAYRQMSLLLRRPPGREAYPGDVFYCHSRLLERAAKLSDAMGKGSMTALPIIETQAGDVSAYIPTNVISITDGQVFLSSDLFNSGLRPAINVGISVSRVGGAAQTKAIKKIAGTLKLELAQFDELAAFSQFASDLDAATQAQLARGKRLREILKQPQFSPLNLAEQVAVVYAGVKGLIDEVPVESVAQFCRELREYLKTNKADYISKVQDEKVLSDEAEAMLKDAIAEVKSTMLASI, encoded by the coding sequence ATGGTTTCCATCCGCCCCGACGAGATCAGCGCCATCCTCAAGCAGCAGATTGAGGACTACGACAAATCGGTTTCGGTCAGCAACGTTGGAACCGTGCTCCAGATCGGTGATGGCATCGCCCGGGTCTACGGACTCCAGCAGGTCATGGCCGGGGAACTGGTGGAGTTCGAGGACGGCACCGAGGGCATCGCGCTCAACCTGGAAGACGACAACGTCGGTGTGGTGCTGATGGGTGAGGGCGGCGGCATCCAGGAGGGCAGCACGGTGAAGGCCACCGGCAAGATCGCCTCCGTGCCTGTGGGCGATGCGATGCTCGGCCGCGTGGTGAATTCCCTCGGTCAGCCGATTGACGGCAAGGGTGACATCGCCACCAGCGAAACGCGCCTGATCGAGTCGATGGCACCCGGCATCATTCAGCGCAAGTCGGTGCATGAGCCCATGCAGACCGGCATCACCGCCATCGACGCCATGATCCCGATCGGCCGTGGCCAGCGCGAGCTGATCATCGGCGACCGACAGACCGGCAAGACCGCCATCGCGATCGACACGATCATCAACCAGAAGGGCCAGGACGTCGTCTGCGTCTATGTGGCGATCGGCCAGAAGAATGCCTCCGTCGCCAACGTGGTTGACGTGCTTCGGGAAAAAGGAGCCCTCGACTACACGATCGTGGTTTGTGCCAGTGCCTCCGAGGCTGCTGCGATGCAGTACCTGGCTCCGTACACCGGTGCAGCCCTGGCTGAATCCTTCATGTACAAGGGCAAGGCCACCCTGGTGATCTACGACGACCTCACCAAGCAGGCCCAGGCCTACCGCCAGATGTCCCTGCTGCTGCGCCGCCCCCCCGGTCGTGAGGCCTACCCCGGCGACGTGTTCTATTGCCACAGCCGCCTGCTTGAGCGTGCGGCCAAGCTCTCGGACGCCATGGGCAAAGGCTCCATGACCGCCTTGCCGATCATCGAGACCCAGGCTGGTGATGTGTCCGCGTACATCCCCACCAACGTGATCTCGATCACCGACGGTCAGGTGTTCCTGAGCTCCGACCTGTTCAACTCGGGTCTCCGCCCGGCCATCAACGTGGGCATCTCCGTGAGCCGGGTCGGCGGAGCCGCCCAGACCAAGGCCATCAAGAAGATCGCCGGCACCCTGAAGCTGGAGCTGGCCCAGTTCGACGAACTGGCCGCTTTCTCCCAGTTCGCCTCCGATCTGGACGCTGCCACCCAGGCCCAGCTGGCCCGGGGCAAGCGGCTGAGGGAGATCCTCAAGCAACCCCAGTTCAGTCCCCTGAACCTGGCTGAGCAGGTGGCCGTGGTGTATGCCGGTGTGAAGGGCCTGATCGATGAGGTGCCCGTCGAGTCCGTTGCCCAGTTCTGCCGTGAGCTGCGCGAGTATCTCAAGACCAACAAGGCTGACTACATCTCGAAAGTGCAGGACGAGAAGGTGCTCAGCGATGAGGCTGAGGCCATGCTCAAGGATGCCATTGCTGAGGTGAAGTCGACCATGCTGGCTTCGATCTGA
- a CDS encoding F0F1 ATP synthase subunit B, whose protein sequence is MTLQFSATALFAHHGGFGINVNPFETNLINLIIVIGVLVWFLRGFLGGMLERRRQAILADLSDAEDRLTRATAELTRAQGDLAAAQQKAETIRRDGVARAAAVREESEKRTIEEMARLKEDAVADLNAEAARVSDLLRREAARQAIEKALASLPKKLDAAAQSRLIDQSIRNLGNA, encoded by the coding sequence ATGACCCTCCAGTTCTCTGCCACCGCCCTGTTCGCCCACCACGGCGGGTTCGGCATCAACGTCAATCCCTTCGAAACGAACCTGATCAACCTGATCATCGTGATCGGTGTGCTGGTCTGGTTCCTGCGCGGATTTCTGGGGGGGATGCTGGAACGCCGTCGTCAGGCGATCCTCGCCGACCTCTCCGACGCCGAGGACCGTCTCACCCGTGCCACCGCTGAGCTCACCCGCGCCCAGGGTGATCTGGCCGCCGCTCAGCAGAAGGCCGAAACCATTCGCCGCGACGGCGTCGCCAGGGCGGCGGCCGTGCGTGAGGAGAGCGAAAAGCGCACCATCGAGGAAATGGCCCGGCTCAAGGAAGATGCGGTGGCCGATCTCAATGCCGAGGCGGCCCGTGTCTCTGACCTGCTGCGCCGCGAAGCCGCCCGGCAGGCCATCGAGAAAGCTCTGGCCTCCCTGCCGAAGAAGCTCGATGCGGCGGCCCAGAGTCGACTGATCGATCAGTCCATCCGCAATCTGGGGAACGCCTGA
- a CDS encoding 2Fe-2S iron-sulfur cluster-binding protein: MTQPQTFTITAVYEGESHSFPCRADQTVLAAAEAAGVPLPSSCCSGVCTTCAARISEGTVHQPDAMGVKDDLKEAGYALLCVAFPTSDLTLTAGMEDALYEAQFGQYQK; this comes from the coding sequence GTGACTCAACCCCAGACCTTCACGATCACGGCGGTCTACGAGGGGGAATCCCACAGCTTCCCCTGCCGCGCCGATCAGACGGTGCTGGCTGCGGCGGAGGCCGCTGGTGTCCCCCTGCCCAGCTCCTGCTGCTCGGGGGTGTGCACCACCTGCGCCGCCCGCATCAGCGAGGGCACCGTGCACCAGCCCGATGCCATGGGGGTGAAGGATGACCTGAAGGAGGCCGGGTACGCCCTGCTGTGCGTCGCCTTCCCGACCAGCGATCTCACCCTCACGGCCGGCATGGAGGATGCCCTCTATGAGGCCCAGTTCGGCCAGTACCAGAAGTGA
- the atpH gene encoding ATP synthase F1 subunit delta yields the protein MPLLNTIATPYAEALLQVAESRRETDTVADQVRGLLRVWNSSAELRAAMASPVLEPEAKKAALAALFGADLTASLQNLLKLLADRQRITVLDAVLLRFLELYRDLRQITLARVTAATPLSDDQQSQLNERVKAIAGTDSVEFEIQIDPSLIGGFIVSMGSQVIDASLSGQVRRLGLALARVG from the coding sequence ATGCCTCTCCTTAACACCATCGCCACGCCCTACGCCGAAGCCCTGCTTCAGGTGGCTGAATCCCGCCGGGAGACCGACACGGTCGCCGACCAGGTGCGTGGCTTGCTCCGGGTCTGGAACTCCAGTGCCGAGCTCAGGGCCGCCATGGCCTCTCCTGTGCTGGAGCCCGAGGCCAAGAAGGCGGCGTTGGCCGCTCTTTTTGGAGCCGACCTCACGGCGTCGCTGCAGAACCTGCTGAAGCTGCTCGCCGATCGTCAACGCATCACGGTGCTGGACGCTGTGTTGCTCCGCTTCCTTGAGCTCTACCGCGACCTGCGTCAGATCACCCTGGCCAGGGTCACTGCGGCCACCCCGCTCTCTGACGATCAGCAGAGCCAGCTCAACGAGCGGGTCAAGGCCATTGCCGGCACGGACTCCGTTGAGTTCGAGATCCAGATCGACCCGTCCCTCATCGGTGGCTTCATCGTCAGCATGGGCTCCCAGGTGATCGACGCCAGCCTCTCCGGTCAGGTGCGTCGGTTGGGTCTGGCCCTGGCCCGCGTGGGCTAG
- a CDS encoding bifunctional 2-polyprenyl-6-hydroxyphenol methylase/3-demethylubiquinol 3-O-methyltransferase UbiG — translation MSVSDAATPTVSAFYDRFPYPGDPLQDGPPPGYNWRWCVDSAWAFVHGALPEAPAEGGRRWTVLDAGCGTGVSTDYLCHLNPGCRVLAVDISPGSLAVARERTRRSGALAQAAELRIEQRSLLDLAGEGPFDYINSVGVLHHLQEPEAGLKALARLLRPGGVLHLFLYAEAGRWEIHRTQKALQLLAAGTGAEGLRLGRQLFSTLPESNRLRRHHEQRWALDTAADVNFADMYLHPQETSYDLEGLMHFVASADLSFAGFSNPQVWDPARLLGGELLDRALALPKPQQWALVEQLDPDISHFEFFLTKGPVERQSWTEDSGLLQCRGEVNRCLWGWPSRDLLGPDLMPLSIEAEDLALLQAWQGHPGKTLGALPLAMESRERCRRARQLSGLGVLHLVA, via the coding sequence GTGTCCGTCAGCGATGCCGCCACGCCAACGGTCAGTGCCTTCTACGACCGTTTCCCCTACCCCGGGGATCCACTTCAGGACGGTCCACCGCCCGGATACAACTGGCGCTGGTGCGTGGACAGTGCCTGGGCCTTCGTCCACGGTGCCCTGCCTGAGGCCCCGGCTGAGGGCGGCCGCCGCTGGACCGTGCTCGATGCGGGCTGCGGCACCGGGGTGAGCACCGATTACCTCTGCCACCTCAATCCGGGCTGCCGGGTCCTGGCCGTGGACATCAGTCCAGGATCCCTGGCGGTGGCCCGTGAGCGCACCCGGCGATCCGGTGCCCTTGCGCAGGCGGCCGAGCTGCGCATCGAGCAGCGCAGTCTTCTCGACCTCGCGGGTGAGGGCCCCTTCGACTACATCAATTCCGTCGGGGTGCTGCACCACCTGCAGGAGCCCGAGGCTGGCCTCAAGGCCCTGGCCCGCCTGCTGCGCCCGGGTGGTGTGCTTCACCTGTTCCTCTACGCCGAGGCCGGTCGCTGGGAGATCCACCGCACGCAGAAGGCGCTGCAGCTGCTGGCGGCTGGCACCGGGGCGGAGGGACTGCGTCTCGGCCGCCAGCTGTTCAGCACCCTGCCCGAGTCCAACCGCTTACGGCGGCACCATGAGCAGCGCTGGGCGCTGGATACGGCGGCCGACGTCAACTTCGCCGACATGTACCTGCATCCCCAGGAAACCAGCTATGACCTCGAGGGTCTGATGCACTTCGTCGCCAGCGCCGATCTGAGCTTCGCCGGGTTCTCCAACCCGCAGGTCTGGGATCCGGCGCGGCTGCTGGGCGGTGAGCTGCTGGACCGTGCCCTCGCGCTGCCCAAGCCGCAGCAGTGGGCCCTGGTGGAGCAACTGGATCCGGACATCAGCCACTTCGAGTTCTTCCTGACCAAGGGGCCGGTCGAGCGCCAGTCCTGGACGGAGGACAGCGGGCTGCTGCAGTGTCGGGGGGAGGTCAACCGCTGCCTCTGGGGCTGGCCCTCGCGCGACCTGCTCGGTCCGGATCTGATGCCCCTCAGCATCGAGGCTGAGGACCTGGCCTTGCTCCAGGCCTGGCAGGGCCACCCGGGCAAGACCCTCGGCGCGCTGCCCCTCGCCATGGAGTCCAGGGAACGTTGCCGCCGGGCCCGTCAGCTGTCAGGCCTGGGAGTGCTCCATCTGGTCGCTTAA
- the atpE gene encoding ATP synthase F0 subunit C, with protein sequence MSDLTSAASVLAAALAVGLAAIGPGIGQGTAAGQAVEGIARQPEAEGKIRGTLLLSLAFMEALTIYGLVVALVLLFANPFAG encoded by the coding sequence ATGAGTGATCTGACCTCCGCCGCTTCCGTTCTGGCCGCCGCTCTGGCCGTGGGTCTCGCCGCCATCGGTCCTGGCATCGGCCAGGGCACCGCAGCCGGTCAGGCTGTGGAAGGCATTGCCCGGCAGCCTGAGGCCGAAGGCAAGATCCGCGGCACGCTGCTGCTGTCGCTGGCCTTCATGGAAGCCCTCACCATCTACGGCCTGGTCGTGGCTCTGGTGCTGCTGTTCGCCAATCCCTTCGCAGGCTGA
- a CDS encoding F0F1 ATP synthase subunit B' codes for MTSWLLLTAADAASSAAASAAASAPEGGLFDLDATLPLMAVQVVILTFILNALFFRPVGRAVEEREGFIATSRAEAKQKLAQVQRLEADLTEQLKEARQHAQKLIVEAEQESDKLYREALATAQAEAIATREKARRDIESEKDRALSAIKTEAERLGSLIVDRLLAAS; via the coding sequence ATGACCAGCTGGCTTCTGCTCACCGCAGCTGATGCCGCCTCCAGTGCCGCTGCCAGTGCCGCTGCCAGTGCTCCGGAGGGAGGTCTCTTCGACCTCGATGCCACCCTGCCGCTGATGGCGGTTCAGGTCGTCATCCTCACCTTCATTCTCAATGCCCTGTTCTTCCGGCCCGTGGGCCGGGCCGTGGAGGAACGCGAGGGCTTCATTGCCACCAGCCGCGCGGAGGCCAAGCAGAAGCTGGCCCAGGTGCAGCGCCTCGAGGCGGATCTCACCGAGCAGCTCAAGGAGGCCCGTCAGCATGCCCAGAAGCTGATCGTCGAGGCCGAACAGGAGTCCGACAAGCTGTACCGCGAGGCGCTGGCGACGGCTCAGGCCGAAGCCATCGCCACCCGCGAGAAGGCCCGCCGCGACATCGAGTCCGAGAAGGATCGCGCTCTCAGCGCCATCAAGACCGAGGCCGAACGACTCGGTTCCCTCATCGTCGATCGTCTGCTGGCTGCATCATGA